The proteins below come from a single Bombyx mori chromosome 19, ASM3026992v2 genomic window:
- the LOC101742920 gene encoding serine/threonine-protein kinase PRP4 homolog isoform X1: protein MGMMDECEELILECWIPIKFVGTGWKYKHSWLIFSYNIVTMADKKPKRNSSKYFYYDEQKAKRRKQKSRIRSQTPPLPHRSGTSTEELLLKRDSLKKQLQKFKHISRNGGNQHTEENRKRKYTEGKDGKQKRYSEDKSKNSHGQQSKSAPSKSNIEIASESEDEESIIEKRRIQRKQLLKKFNQSHDDNHSKNTESIIEKNNGGNDQKLTDVNPTSAGETDDFTDMFSEKDDFKIKDLLKVDKNDFTNNSTLTDNWDDHEGYYKIRVGDVVNNRFTIKDTLGQGVFANVVRAQDNGQGNNYVAIKIIRNNELMYKTGLKEISILKEVNEADPENKYHCVQFLGHFMHKGHLCLVLESLHIDLRCVLKKYGKNHGLNMKAIISYSRQLLLALRLLKKVGIVHADIKPDNILVNERKNILKLCDFGSAAKIDENEPTPYLVSRYYRAPEIILGIPYKHGVDLWSSACTIYEMTTGKILFTGSSNNKMLKCFMDLKGKIPNKLIRKGKFKDQHFNYNYNFLLHKKDEFTGRDKLVEVTNINANRDLNNELRNCCKNMTDKEERKMTQLKDLLDKMLTLDSSQRYSVADCLKHPFVQDVLTK from the exons ATGGGAATGATGGATGAGTGTGAAGAACTTATCTTGGAATGTTGGAttccaataaaatttgttgGCACTGGGTGGAAAT ATAAGCATTCCTGGTTAATATTTTCCTACAATATTGTTACTATGGCTGATAAGAAGCCTAAAAGAAATTcttccaaatatttttattatgatgaaCAGAAAgcaaaaagaagaaaacaaaaatctcgAATAAGATCTCAAACTCCACCATTACCTCACAGAAGTGGGACTAGTACTGAAGAACTTTTGCTAAAAAGAGATTCTCTAAAGAAGCAGCTGCAAAAGTTTAAGCACATTTCTAGAAATGGTGGTAATCAACATACTGAGGAAAATAGGAAACGAAAATACACAGAGGGAAAAGATGGTAAACAAAAAAGATATAGTGAAGATAAAAGCAAAAATAGTCATGGTCAACAATCAAAAAGTGCTCCATCAAAATCAAATATAGAAATTGCATCAGAGTCTGAAGACGAAGAAAGTATAATTGAAAAAAGAAGGATACAAAGGAAacaattgttaaaaaaatttaatcaatcaCATGATGATAACCATTCAAAAAATACTGAGAGTATTATAGAAAAGAATAATGGGGGTAATGATCAAAAGCTCACTGATGTAAACCCAACTTCTGCTGGAGAGACTGATGATTTCACAGATATGTTTTCTGAGAAagatgattttaaaattaaagatctTCTTAAAGTGGACAAAAATgattttacaaataattcaactCTGACTGATAATTGGGATGACCACGAAGGATACTATAAAATAAGAGTTGGTGATGTTGTCAACAACAGATTCacaataaaagatacattaggACAAGGTGTGTTTGCCAATGTAGTGCGTGCTCAAGATAATGGTCAAGGAAACAACTatgtagcaataaaaataattagaaacaATGAGTTGATGTACAAAACTGGCTTAAAAGAGATTTCTATATTAAAAGAAGTCAATGAGGCGGATCcagaaaataaatatcattgTGTGCAATTTTTAGGGCACTTCATGCACAAAGGACATCTCTGTTTAGTTTTAGAATCCTTACATATTGATTTGCGATGTGTACTTAAAAAATATGGTAAAAATCATGGTTTAAACATGAAAGCCATTATTAGTTACAGCAGGCAATTACTCTTGGCATTGAGATTACTGAAGAAAGTTGGGATTGTGCATGCAGATATAAAGCCTGATAATATTTTAGTGAATGAAAGGAAGAATATCCTAAAGTTGTGCGATTTTGGTTCTGCTGCAAAAATTGATGAAAATGAACCAACACCATACTTGGTGTCAAGGTATTATAGAGCTCCAGAAATAATTTTAGGGATTCCTTACAAACATGGTGTTGATTTATGGTCTTCGGCTTGTACAATTTATGAAATGACGACAGGAAAAATCCTCTTCACTGGAAGCTCCAACAACAAAATGCTCAAATGTTTTATGGACTTAAAAGGCAAAATACCAAACAAATTAATTAGAAAAGGCAAATTTAAAGatcaacattttaattataattataattttttactccACAAAAAGGACGAATTTACTGGTAGAGATAAATTAGTTGAGGTGACAAATATCAATGCAAATAGAGATTTGAATAACGAATTGCGAAATTGTTGTAAAAATATGACAGACAAGGAAGAAAGGAAAATGACACAGCTAAAGGATTTGTTAGACAAAATGCTAACACTGGACTCTAGTCAACGATATTCAGTAGCAGATTGTTTGAAGCATCCATTTGTTCAAGATGTTTTAACAAAGTAG
- the LOC101742920 gene encoding serine/threonine-protein kinase PRP4 homolog isoform X2: protein MADKKPKRNSSKYFYYDEQKAKRRKQKSRIRSQTPPLPHRSGTSTEELLLKRDSLKKQLQKFKHISRNGGNQHTEENRKRKYTEGKDGKQKRYSEDKSKNSHGQQSKSAPSKSNIEIASESEDEESIIEKRRIQRKQLLKKFNQSHDDNHSKNTESIIEKNNGGNDQKLTDVNPTSAGETDDFTDMFSEKDDFKIKDLLKVDKNDFTNNSTLTDNWDDHEGYYKIRVGDVVNNRFTIKDTLGQGVFANVVRAQDNGQGNNYVAIKIIRNNELMYKTGLKEISILKEVNEADPENKYHCVQFLGHFMHKGHLCLVLESLHIDLRCVLKKYGKNHGLNMKAIISYSRQLLLALRLLKKVGIVHADIKPDNILVNERKNILKLCDFGSAAKIDENEPTPYLVSRYYRAPEIILGIPYKHGVDLWSSACTIYEMTTGKILFTGSSNNKMLKCFMDLKGKIPNKLIRKGKFKDQHFNYNYNFLLHKKDEFTGRDKLVEVTNINANRDLNNELRNCCKNMTDKEERKMTQLKDLLDKMLTLDSSQRYSVADCLKHPFVQDVLTK from the coding sequence ATGGCTGATAAGAAGCCTAAAAGAAATTcttccaaatatttttattatgatgaaCAGAAAgcaaaaagaagaaaacaaaaatctcgAATAAGATCTCAAACTCCACCATTACCTCACAGAAGTGGGACTAGTACTGAAGAACTTTTGCTAAAAAGAGATTCTCTAAAGAAGCAGCTGCAAAAGTTTAAGCACATTTCTAGAAATGGTGGTAATCAACATACTGAGGAAAATAGGAAACGAAAATACACAGAGGGAAAAGATGGTAAACAAAAAAGATATAGTGAAGATAAAAGCAAAAATAGTCATGGTCAACAATCAAAAAGTGCTCCATCAAAATCAAATATAGAAATTGCATCAGAGTCTGAAGACGAAGAAAGTATAATTGAAAAAAGAAGGATACAAAGGAAacaattgttaaaaaaatttaatcaatcaCATGATGATAACCATTCAAAAAATACTGAGAGTATTATAGAAAAGAATAATGGGGGTAATGATCAAAAGCTCACTGATGTAAACCCAACTTCTGCTGGAGAGACTGATGATTTCACAGATATGTTTTCTGAGAAagatgattttaaaattaaagatctTCTTAAAGTGGACAAAAATgattttacaaataattcaactCTGACTGATAATTGGGATGACCACGAAGGATACTATAAAATAAGAGTTGGTGATGTTGTCAACAACAGATTCacaataaaagatacattaggACAAGGTGTGTTTGCCAATGTAGTGCGTGCTCAAGATAATGGTCAAGGAAACAACTatgtagcaataaaaataattagaaacaATGAGTTGATGTACAAAACTGGCTTAAAAGAGATTTCTATATTAAAAGAAGTCAATGAGGCGGATCcagaaaataaatatcattgTGTGCAATTTTTAGGGCACTTCATGCACAAAGGACATCTCTGTTTAGTTTTAGAATCCTTACATATTGATTTGCGATGTGTACTTAAAAAATATGGTAAAAATCATGGTTTAAACATGAAAGCCATTATTAGTTACAGCAGGCAATTACTCTTGGCATTGAGATTACTGAAGAAAGTTGGGATTGTGCATGCAGATATAAAGCCTGATAATATTTTAGTGAATGAAAGGAAGAATATCCTAAAGTTGTGCGATTTTGGTTCTGCTGCAAAAATTGATGAAAATGAACCAACACCATACTTGGTGTCAAGGTATTATAGAGCTCCAGAAATAATTTTAGGGATTCCTTACAAACATGGTGTTGATTTATGGTCTTCGGCTTGTACAATTTATGAAATGACGACAGGAAAAATCCTCTTCACTGGAAGCTCCAACAACAAAATGCTCAAATGTTTTATGGACTTAAAAGGCAAAATACCAAACAAATTAATTAGAAAAGGCAAATTTAAAGatcaacattttaattataattataattttttactccACAAAAAGGACGAATTTACTGGTAGAGATAAATTAGTTGAGGTGACAAATATCAATGCAAATAGAGATTTGAATAACGAATTGCGAAATTGTTGTAAAAATATGACAGACAAGGAAGAAAGGAAAATGACACAGCTAAAGGATTTGTTAGACAAAATGCTAACACTGGACTCTAGTCAACGATATTCAGTAGCAGATTGTTTGAAGCATCCATTTGTTCAAGATGTTTTAACAAAGTAG